In one Thermaerobacter sp. PB12/4term genomic region, the following are encoded:
- a CDS encoding HD-GYP domain-containing protein, with amino-acid sequence MVRESAATLAEAAAAGRFDLLDEPAALESYTVRTFGASLRRTGPAAIRQLLTVLALYDDLTYRHSRRVAALTCRLARRVGWRGEPLRLLNLAGILHDTGKLAVDPRILHKPGRLDAEEWELIRRHPLVSEQLTRRVAGLPAVATWVRSHHERWDGGGYPDGLAGPAIPPAARILAVADAFDAMVGGRPYHRQVITVDMALAEIERNAGRQFDPYLAEVFVGMMGTARDAAAGLEP; translated from the coding sequence ATGGTCCGCGAGTCGGCGGCGACCCTGGCCGAGGCGGCGGCGGCGGGCCGGTTCGACCTCCTGGACGAACCGGCGGCCCTGGAGTCCTACACCGTCCGCACCTTCGGGGCCAGCCTGCGCCGGACGGGGCCGGCGGCCATCCGGCAACTCCTCACCGTCCTCGCCCTGTACGACGACCTGACCTACCGGCATAGCCGGCGGGTGGCCGCCCTGACCTGCCGCCTGGCCCGGCGGGTAGGCTGGCGGGGGGAGCCCCTGCGCCTGCTCAACCTGGCCGGGATCCTCCACGACACCGGCAAGCTGGCGGTGGATCCGCGGATCCTCCATAAACCCGGCCGGCTTGACGCGGAGGAGTGGGAGCTCATCCGGCGTCACCCCCTGGTCAGCGAGCAACTGACCCGGCGGGTGGCCGGTCTGCCCGCGGTGGCAACGTGGGTCCGATCCCACCACGAGCGGTGGGACGGGGGCGGTTACCCCGACGGGCTGGCAGGCCCTGCCATCCCGCCGGCCGCCCGCATCCTGGCGGTGGCCGACGCCTTCGACGCCATGGTGGGCGGGCGCCCCTACCACCGGCAGGTGATCACCGTCGACATGGCCCTGGCGGAGATCGAGCGCAACGCCGGGCGCCAGTTCGACCCCTACCTGGCGGAGGTGTTCGTCGGCATGATGGGGACCGCCCGCGATGCCGCGGCGGGGCTCGAGCCGTAG
- a CDS encoding flagellar motor protein MotB, whose product MDVQFRSGSFGPGARGFPSGSGPGSGPGGGTGLAAGREREGRAGTRHGTGRARRNAVTGGHGAGHGGGGGGHDGAGSMRWLLTYADLITLLLAFFVVMYAMSEVNVARYQALAASLRAAFATAGETVIDTQGWSPDARKVLDGLNQDTGQPNPPGLPGAGGTPPSIPELPAGTSLPPMSAEEREQLEGLVGRVNEALRDAGLGGRASARLTERGVAIIFDDQVFFDLGRAELRPEGQDLLRRLAPILAQVPGTILVEGHTDNLPIRSGRYPSNWELSTARATTVVRYLAERAGLDPRRLAAAGYGEWRPRFPNTSEANRARNRRVEIVLLRPSLDPTARIGGEDGAP is encoded by the coding sequence ATGGACGTGCAGTTCCGTTCCGGCAGCTTCGGGCCCGGCGCCCGCGGCTTCCCGTCCGGCAGCGGCCCGGGATCCGGCCCCGGCGGTGGAACCGGCCTGGCCGCCGGCCGCGAGCGGGAGGGCCGGGCCGGAACCCGCCATGGAACCGGCCGGGCCCGCCGCAACGCCGTCACGGGGGGCCACGGCGCCGGCCATGGCGGGGGCGGAGGGGGCCACGACGGTGCCGGGTCCATGCGCTGGCTTCTCACCTACGCTGACCTGATCACCCTCCTGCTCGCCTTCTTCGTTGTTATGTACGCCATGTCCGAGGTCAACGTCGCCCGCTACCAGGCGCTGGCCGCCTCCCTGCGTGCCGCCTTCGCCACGGCCGGCGAGACCGTGATCGACACCCAGGGATGGTCGCCCGACGCCCGCAAGGTGCTGGACGGGCTCAACCAGGACACCGGCCAGCCTAACCCGCCCGGGTTGCCGGGAGCGGGAGGCACCCCGCCCTCCATCCCTGAACTTCCCGCCGGCACCTCCCTGCCCCCCATGTCCGCGGAGGAGCGGGAGCAGCTGGAGGGGCTGGTCGGGCGGGTCAACGAGGCCTTGCGGGATGCGGGCCTGGGCGGCCGGGCCTCGGCCCGGCTGACGGAGCGGGGCGTGGCCATCATCTTCGACGACCAGGTCTTCTTCGACCTGGGCCGGGCCGAGCTGCGGCCCGAAGGCCAGGACCTGCTGCGCCGCCTGGCGCCCATCCTGGCCCAGGTTCCCGGTACAATCTTGGTGGAAGGACACACCGACAACCTGCCGATCCGCAGCGGCCGTTACCCCTCCAACTGGGAGCTCTCGACAGCCCGGGCCACCACCGTCGTGCGGTACCTGGCCGAGCGGGCCGGGCTCGACCCCCGGCGGCTGGCCGCGGCGGGGTACGGCGAGTGGCGGCCCCGGTTCCCCAACACCAGCGAGGCCAACCGGGCCCGAAACCGGCGGGTCGAGATCGTCCTGCTTCGGCCCAGCCTGGATCCCACCGCCCGCATCGGCGGGGAGGACGGTGCACCTTGA
- a CDS encoding flagellar motor protein codes for MDLGSIIGLIAGVASVLIANVMEGGHLDQLLNPSASLLVFGGTLGATLASSGLQNVLLVPGAIAYALRAPKLQPGALIEKLVSLAQQARREGLLSLEDERKNLDDPFFAKGLQFVIDGADPEMVEEVMENAIQAEQRHYLVAAGVLETAGGYAPTMGIIGTVLGLIHVLGNLQDTASLGPAIAVAFMATFYGIASANLLWLPLANKIKANVQAETELRRMVVEGILSIQSGDNPMIVREKLEAFLAAGAGGGKAAKAGSGVAAGDRAGASGARGEAGTRTAGVGD; via the coding sequence GTGGATCTGGGAAGCATCATCGGGTTGATCGCCGGTGTGGCGTCCGTGCTCATCGCCAACGTGATGGAGGGCGGCCACCTCGATCAGTTACTGAACCCCTCGGCCAGCCTGCTGGTCTTCGGCGGTACCTTAGGTGCCACCCTGGCCAGCTCGGGCCTGCAGAACGTCCTGCTGGTCCCGGGGGCCATCGCCTACGCCCTGCGGGCGCCCAAGCTCCAGCCCGGCGCCCTGATCGAGAAGCTCGTCTCCCTGGCCCAGCAAGCCCGTCGCGAGGGCCTGTTGTCGCTGGAAGACGAGCGCAAGAACCTGGATGACCCGTTCTTCGCCAAGGGACTGCAGTTCGTCATCGACGGCGCGGACCCCGAGATGGTCGAAGAGGTCATGGAAAACGCCATCCAGGCCGAGCAGCGCCACTATCTGGTAGCGGCCGGGGTCCTCGAGACGGCCGGCGGTTACGCCCCCACCATGGGCATCATCGGCACCGTTCTGGGCCTGATCCACGTCCTGGGCAACCTCCAGGATACCGCATCCCTGGGGCCCGCCATCGCCGTCGCCTTCATGGCCACCTTCTACGGCATCGCCAGCGCCAACCTGCTCTGGCTGCCCCTGGCCAACAAGATCAAGGCCAACGTCCAGGCCGAGACGGAACTGCGGCGGATGGTGGTCGAGGGCATCCTCTCGATTCAGAGTGGCGACAACCCTATGATCGTCCGTGAGAAGCTGGAGGCCTTCCTGGCGGCCGGAGCCGGCGGCGGCAAGGCCGCAAAGGCCGGCTCCGGCGTGGCGGCCGGGGACCGTGCCGGGGCGAGCGGCGCCCGGGGCGAGGCGGGCACCCGGACGGCCGGGGTGGGTGACTGA